ATCTCCACCACCTAAGCTTAACGGAAAAAAAGAAGGGTCCTCCAACAGGACCCTTTTTTTAGACCTGGGTTTCCCCCCACCCTGGACAATACCGGTACATTGCCTGTCTAAACAATTTCAAATGATGCTCCTCGTCCATGATGATCCGGGCGAGCAGCTCCCGGATATGGGGATCAGCAATTAATTCCTGGTGCCGGCGGTAGTTACAGATCGCCTCCTGTTCCGCCGCGATGTCTGCCGCCAAACGGTCGCAAAGATCCTTGCCGTAGTAGACAAAAGATGCATTCCAGTAAGCAGGGAAATTATGGCTGAGGGTGCGGTACTCGGGGGCCTCGCCCAGTAATAAAATGGTCTCCGCCAACAACTCCAGATGTTTCATCTCGACAATGGCGATGCTCTCCACCATCGCGCTCAATTCTTTCTCAAAGTAGTAGTGATGGTATAAATACTGGTGAATCGCCGTCAACTCACTGGTCATGCCCGCATAGTCCTCCAGCAAAAGCTGGGCATAGAAAGCATTGGGTGCTACCACTTTGGGCTCGGGATAGGGCACCGGTAAGGTGTAATTCTTGCGGCCCCCGTTCGGCCGTTCGCCCATCGACACCACCTCCTATGCTAAATATATGCGGATTTTTTCCAGTTAGTAGTGCATACTGCTTAGTCCTCTATACCCAGTAGCTCATAATCCTCCAAACGCCGGGCAAACCAGGCGGTATGCACATCTTCGTCCACCAGATTATGTTGGAGTACGGCCTGGAGCTCGGGGCCAAACTCAGCGCCCACCTCTTTATGCAAAGCAACATAGTCGGCCATGGCCTTATTTTCAATCTTGATATTCCCCTGCAGCGTCTTTTTCAAACCCGTGAACGCCAGTGTTCTGCCGAGTAAACCGCCAAAGAGCGGGGAGATCACATCCCCGATTATATGGGGCTCGCCGCCCAACTCCCTGATGACCGCTGTCAAACGTTCAACATGTTGCTGTTCGACCAGGGCCGTCCGTTCAAAAACAATACTTTCGTAACTCCCCTTAAACTTCTTGCTTTGGGCCAGATAGAGTTCGGTCTGGCTCACCTCCAGACTATAAAACCAGTTTAACTTGCGCAGTAAGTCTTCCCGCTCCATAAACGTCCTCCATAATAAGTCTCCACTTGCCATGTTGGTTCCCACTTGTACATAATTGTTCCCACTCCTCTTCCCTTTAACGCCCGCCCGGAGATGCACATATAATGGTTGTAACCAAAGCGTAAAAAAGAAAGTAAGGATGGTTGCGGATGAAAAACACTTTTACCGCCATCAAGCCCCAAAACTTTCAGGATTTTTGGCAAACCTTTCCGGACACGGCCCGGCCGGACCTCTGCCGTGGCTGCGACGGCTCACCGGTCACCGAAGCCGGGGTTTTTCCTCTCGTTTGCCTCCTGCCCGGCGAACTGGCTTTCCTGCAGAAAAAGGAAGCGGCGCTCTCCTTGGCCCTAGAC
The sequence above is a segment of the Capillibacterium thermochitinicola genome. Coding sequences within it:
- a CDS encoding ferritin-like domain-containing protein produces the protein MGERPNGGRKNYTLPVPYPEPKVVAPNAFYAQLLLEDYAGMTSELTAIHQYLYHHYYFEKELSAMVESIAIVEMKHLELLAETILLLGEAPEYRTLSHNFPAYWNASFVYYGKDLCDRLAADIAAEQEAICNYRRHQELIADPHIRELLARIIMDEEHHLKLFRQAMYRYCPGWGETQV
- a CDS encoding ferritin-like domain-containing protein codes for the protein MEREDLLRKLNWFYSLEVSQTELYLAQSKKFKGSYESIVFERTALVEQQHVERLTAVIRELGGEPHIIGDVISPLFGGLLGRTLAFTGLKKTLQGNIKIENKAMADYVALHKEVGAEFGPELQAVLQHNLVDEDVHTAWFARRLEDYELLGIED